In Aedes albopictus strain Foshan chromosome 3, AalbF5, whole genome shotgun sequence, the following are encoded in one genomic region:
- the LOC115253497 gene encoding venom dipeptidyl peptidase 4 isoform X2 — protein MAASTGNSIEIGQSEQELVGSKKRNTKKYLLIGGGVAIVLAVVITLVVVFTGDDSSDNGDNSPIVSGGDPITLEDFLTGKLSARGFNGAWSPSGKVISRDDVGRVLAYDPATNETKTLLDEQHEDLLQGFKFDLSADERYLLVARGYSKIFRHSFLAVYDIVDLQNNRVIPINVNGERKALNVVEWSPVGNSFIFVFLNNLYYKASPDAQELQITNDGEASIYNGIPDWVYEEEVFSTNLATWFSTDGQKLAFIRFNDTTTRLMKIPIYGPPGHPEFQYPHELALHYPKAGTPNPSVNLYQVDLVNPSVKTEIKPPVALVTPENDHIITSVGWASNNRLITIWKNRVQNHAIVTTCDQNNNCGEIQDIRVDGGWLELFSAPVFNKDGSQFVIIKSQDQPDAGGYNHITMMSTQTRSSMAFTSGKYVVQEILLWEPETNLIFYAANTEEDSHVLHIFAVQGHSGAKPMCLTCTVGSSPKQSYFNAQMSKKGNYIVLEAKGPGVPWSEMFEWSFANGAVSLKPVKTLETNTELRNRLEGKSLPTVQYHEIDLENGFTSKVMLLIPPGADLSGKTKYPLLVDVYGGPNSYSVTSSWSIGWGHHMSSNRSVIYAKIDGRGSGLRGDKLLFQIYRKLGTFEIEDQITTAKKLSEKLPFVDPARAAIWGWSYGGYASAMALAKDANRVFKCAVSVAPVTDWTFYDSIYTERYMGLPTATDNKQGYEQSRLTAMYEKFRDRKYMLVHGTFDDNVHYQQAMQLARALETHDIMFKQVSYPDEDHSLAGVRPHLYHTLGRFFSECFDLRD, from the exons GAGCTAGTTGGTTCGAAGAAGCGTAACACCAAGAAATATCTACTCATAGGCGGCGGAGTAGCGATAGTGCTGGCTGTTGTGATCACCCTCGTCGTAGTGTTCACCGGAGATGATTCAAGCGACAATGGCGATAACAGTCCGATCGTGTCCGGTGGAGATCCGATCACGTTGGAGGATTTCCTCACCGGTAAGCTGTCGGCACGAGGTTTCAACGGTGCATGGTCTCCGAGCGGAAAAGTGATTTCACGGGACGATGTTGGACGAGTGCTGGCATACGATCCGGCAACGAACGAGACCAAAACACTACTGGATGAACAGCATGAGGATCTGCTGCAGGGATTCAAGTTCGATCTGTCGGCTGATGAGCGATACCTATTGGTGGCTAGGGGATACAGCAAGATCTTCCGGCACAGTTTTCTGGCCGTGTACGACATTGTTGATCTTCAGAACAATCGCGTCATTCCGATCAATGTCAATGGTGAAAGG AAAGCTCTCAATGTAGTAGAATGGAGTCCAGTGGGAAACTCATTCATATTTGTGTTCCTCAACAATCTGTACTATAAGGCGTCACCCGATGCTCAAGAGCTTCAGATCACGAATGACGGTGAGGCCAGCATCTACAACGGAATCCCGGATTGGGTCTATGAGGAAGAAGTGTTCTCCACGAACCTCGCCACGTGGTTCTCAACCGATGGTCAGAAGCTTGCATTCATTAGGTTTAACGACACCACCACACGACTGATGAAAATTCCTATCTACGGCCCACCTGGTCATCCGGAATTCCAATATCCTCATGAACTTGCTTTGCACTATCCAAAGGCTGGAACACCCAATCCCTCTGTAAACCTCTATCAGGTGGATCTTGTGAACCCGTCAGTTAAGACTGAAATAAAGCCGCCAGTTGCACTGGTGACCCCAGAAAACGATCACATCATTACGTCCGTTGGCTGGGCTAGCAACAACCGTCTGATAACCATTTGGAAGAATCGGGTCCAGAATCACGCAATCGTTACGACGTGTGATCAAAACAATAACTGCGGTGAAATTCAAGATATCCGTGTCGATGGGGGCTGGTTGGAGTTGTTCAGTGCACCCGTGTTCAATAAAGATGGATCACAGTTTGTGATCATTAAGTCCCAGGATCAACCCGATGCAGGCGGTTACAATCACATCACTATGATGTCTACCCAAACCAGAAGTAGCATGGCGTTCACCAGCGGAAAGTACGTGGTGCAGGAGATTCTTTTGTGGGAACCGGAAACCAATCTGATCTTCTATGCTGCCAATACCGAGGAAGACTCGCACGTGCTGCACATCTTCGCAGTACAGGGCCACTCTGGTGCCAAACCTATGTGTTTGACTTGCACGGTTGGGTCGAGCCCGAAGCAGTCCTACTTCAATGCACAGATGAGCAAGAAGGGTAACTATATTGTGCTCGAAGCTAAAGGGCCGGGCGTTCCCTGGTCGGAGATGTTCGAATGGAGTTTTGCCAATGGTG CTGTCAGTCTAAAACCCGTCAAGACGCTGGAAACGAATACCGAGCTGAGAAACCGTTTGGAAGGCAAATCCTTGCCGACCGTGCAGTACCACGAAATCGACTTGGAAAATGGATTTACCTCCAAGGTGATGCTGCTGATTCCACCTGGTGCAGATCTTAGTGGCAAAACGAAATACCCGCTGCTCGTCGACGTCTACGGAGGTCCCAACTCCTATTCGGTAACCAGCTCTTGGTCGATTGGCTGGGGTCATCATATGAGCTCGAACCGATCGGTGATCTACGCCAAGATTGACGGTCGGGGGTCCGGCCTGCGAGGGGACAAACTGTTGTTCCAAATCTACCGCAAGTTGGGAACGTTCGAAATTGAGGATCAGATTACGACGGCGAAGAAACTGTCCGAAAAGCTGCCCTTCGTTGATCCAGCCCGCGCTGCCATTTGGGGCTGGAGTTATGGAGGCTACGCATCGGCCATGGCGTTGGCCAAGGATGCCAATCGGGTTTTCAAATGTGCTGTCTCTGTGGCCCCCGTCACTGATTGGACGTTCTATG ATTCCATCTACACCGAGCGCTACATGGGGCTGCCAACGGCGACAGACAACAAGCAGGGTTACGAGCAGTCTCGGCTGACGGCCATGTACGAAAAGTTCCGGGATCGGAAGTACATGCTGGTGCATGGAACTTTCGATGACAACGTCCATTATCAACAGGCTATGCAGCTCGCACGGGCGTTGGAAACCCACGATATTATGTTCAAACAAGTG AGCTACCCGGATGAAGACCACAGCCTCGCCGGAGTGCGACCGCATCTGTACCACACGCTGGGCCGGTTCTTCAGCGAGTGCTTCGACCTGCGGGACTGA
- the LOC115253497 gene encoding venom dipeptidyl peptidase 4 isoform X1, with the protein MNRSNTVTVGVEYQRLSQREQHDESDDADSGAAGYDGASTDSETEEWSALGSRATRDRLLLAKQRFDLEAADHLGRAGKMKIEMYEELVGSKKRNTKKYLLIGGGVAIVLAVVITLVVVFTGDDSSDNGDNSPIVSGGDPITLEDFLTGKLSARGFNGAWSPSGKVISRDDVGRVLAYDPATNETKTLLDEQHEDLLQGFKFDLSADERYLLVARGYSKIFRHSFLAVYDIVDLQNNRVIPINVNGERKALNVVEWSPVGNSFIFVFLNNLYYKASPDAQELQITNDGEASIYNGIPDWVYEEEVFSTNLATWFSTDGQKLAFIRFNDTTTRLMKIPIYGPPGHPEFQYPHELALHYPKAGTPNPSVNLYQVDLVNPSVKTEIKPPVALVTPENDHIITSVGWASNNRLITIWKNRVQNHAIVTTCDQNNNCGEIQDIRVDGGWLELFSAPVFNKDGSQFVIIKSQDQPDAGGYNHITMMSTQTRSSMAFTSGKYVVQEILLWEPETNLIFYAANTEEDSHVLHIFAVQGHSGAKPMCLTCTVGSSPKQSYFNAQMSKKGNYIVLEAKGPGVPWSEMFEWSFANGAVSLKPVKTLETNTELRNRLEGKSLPTVQYHEIDLENGFTSKVMLLIPPGADLSGKTKYPLLVDVYGGPNSYSVTSSWSIGWGHHMSSNRSVIYAKIDGRGSGLRGDKLLFQIYRKLGTFEIEDQITTAKKLSEKLPFVDPARAAIWGWSYGGYASAMALAKDANRVFKCAVSVAPVTDWTFYDSIYTERYMGLPTATDNKQGYEQSRLTAMYEKFRDRKYMLVHGTFDDNVHYQQAMQLARALETHDIMFKQVSYPDEDHSLAGVRPHLYHTLGRFFSECFDLRD; encoded by the exons GAGCTAGTTGGTTCGAAGAAGCGTAACACCAAGAAATATCTACTCATAGGCGGCGGAGTAGCGATAGTGCTGGCTGTTGTGATCACCCTCGTCGTAGTGTTCACCGGAGATGATTCAAGCGACAATGGCGATAACAGTCCGATCGTGTCCGGTGGAGATCCGATCACGTTGGAGGATTTCCTCACCGGTAAGCTGTCGGCACGAGGTTTCAACGGTGCATGGTCTCCGAGCGGAAAAGTGATTTCACGGGACGATGTTGGACGAGTGCTGGCATACGATCCGGCAACGAACGAGACCAAAACACTACTGGATGAACAGCATGAGGATCTGCTGCAGGGATTCAAGTTCGATCTGTCGGCTGATGAGCGATACCTATTGGTGGCTAGGGGATACAGCAAGATCTTCCGGCACAGTTTTCTGGCCGTGTACGACATTGTTGATCTTCAGAACAATCGCGTCATTCCGATCAATGTCAATGGTGAAAGG AAAGCTCTCAATGTAGTAGAATGGAGTCCAGTGGGAAACTCATTCATATTTGTGTTCCTCAACAATCTGTACTATAAGGCGTCACCCGATGCTCAAGAGCTTCAGATCACGAATGACGGTGAGGCCAGCATCTACAACGGAATCCCGGATTGGGTCTATGAGGAAGAAGTGTTCTCCACGAACCTCGCCACGTGGTTCTCAACCGATGGTCAGAAGCTTGCATTCATTAGGTTTAACGACACCACCACACGACTGATGAAAATTCCTATCTACGGCCCACCTGGTCATCCGGAATTCCAATATCCTCATGAACTTGCTTTGCACTATCCAAAGGCTGGAACACCCAATCCCTCTGTAAACCTCTATCAGGTGGATCTTGTGAACCCGTCAGTTAAGACTGAAATAAAGCCGCCAGTTGCACTGGTGACCCCAGAAAACGATCACATCATTACGTCCGTTGGCTGGGCTAGCAACAACCGTCTGATAACCATTTGGAAGAATCGGGTCCAGAATCACGCAATCGTTACGACGTGTGATCAAAACAATAACTGCGGTGAAATTCAAGATATCCGTGTCGATGGGGGCTGGTTGGAGTTGTTCAGTGCACCCGTGTTCAATAAAGATGGATCACAGTTTGTGATCATTAAGTCCCAGGATCAACCCGATGCAGGCGGTTACAATCACATCACTATGATGTCTACCCAAACCAGAAGTAGCATGGCGTTCACCAGCGGAAAGTACGTGGTGCAGGAGATTCTTTTGTGGGAACCGGAAACCAATCTGATCTTCTATGCTGCCAATACCGAGGAAGACTCGCACGTGCTGCACATCTTCGCAGTACAGGGCCACTCTGGTGCCAAACCTATGTGTTTGACTTGCACGGTTGGGTCGAGCCCGAAGCAGTCCTACTTCAATGCACAGATGAGCAAGAAGGGTAACTATATTGTGCTCGAAGCTAAAGGGCCGGGCGTTCCCTGGTCGGAGATGTTCGAATGGAGTTTTGCCAATGGTG CTGTCAGTCTAAAACCCGTCAAGACGCTGGAAACGAATACCGAGCTGAGAAACCGTTTGGAAGGCAAATCCTTGCCGACCGTGCAGTACCACGAAATCGACTTGGAAAATGGATTTACCTCCAAGGTGATGCTGCTGATTCCACCTGGTGCAGATCTTAGTGGCAAAACGAAATACCCGCTGCTCGTCGACGTCTACGGAGGTCCCAACTCCTATTCGGTAACCAGCTCTTGGTCGATTGGCTGGGGTCATCATATGAGCTCGAACCGATCGGTGATCTACGCCAAGATTGACGGTCGGGGGTCCGGCCTGCGAGGGGACAAACTGTTGTTCCAAATCTACCGCAAGTTGGGAACGTTCGAAATTGAGGATCAGATTACGACGGCGAAGAAACTGTCCGAAAAGCTGCCCTTCGTTGATCCAGCCCGCGCTGCCATTTGGGGCTGGAGTTATGGAGGCTACGCATCGGCCATGGCGTTGGCCAAGGATGCCAATCGGGTTTTCAAATGTGCTGTCTCTGTGGCCCCCGTCACTGATTGGACGTTCTATG ATTCCATCTACACCGAGCGCTACATGGGGCTGCCAACGGCGACAGACAACAAGCAGGGTTACGAGCAGTCTCGGCTGACGGCCATGTACGAAAAGTTCCGGGATCGGAAGTACATGCTGGTGCATGGAACTTTCGATGACAACGTCCATTATCAACAGGCTATGCAGCTCGCACGGGCGTTGGAAACCCACGATATTATGTTCAAACAAGTG AGCTACCCGGATGAAGACCACAGCCTCGCCGGAGTGCGACCGCATCTGTACCACACGCTGGGCCGGTTCTTCAGCGAGTGCTTCGACCTGCGGGACTGA